The following coding sequences are from one Candidatus Woesearchaeota archaeon window:
- a CDS encoding 1-acyl-sn-glycerol-3-phosphate acyltransferase: MSNHKSHLDYCILSLILRQNGFEAPAIGVGSNLFICPFGDYIRKLKAFPIERTNDEFKSREGTFCLLTRG, from the coding sequence ATGTCAAATCATAAAAGCCATTTGGATTACTGTATACTCAGCCTTATACTGCGCCAAAATGGTTTTGAAGCACCCGCAATAGGAGTTGGAAGCAATTTGTTTATTTGTCCTTTTGGCGATTATATTAGAAAATTAAAGGCATTTCCAATAGAAAGAACAAACGACGAATTTAAATCAAGGGAAGGGACTTTTTGTTTATTAACCAGGGGGTGA
- the trpS gene encoding tryptophan--tRNA ligase yields MSKIIDVYGSELPEDYSKIVKDFGLEPFDLGLFPDPNRLMRRGIVFAGRDLNIISKCIKEKKPFYVLSGIMPTAEKIHLGTKMVVENIKYFQDHGAKTFILVADLESAAARGVPLEEAKKRALNFHIPAYIALGLDPKKTIFYFQSENKDVVHLAYEFAKKITLNEFTAIYGNADPGRIMSAVTQVGDILYPQINERMPGIIPVGIDQDPHLRLTRDIVARVKEKKFFAPSSLYHKFMPALDGSLKMSKSNPDSMIELPEDASSACSKIKKALTGGRDTLEEQRRLGAVIEKDMVFELLKYHLVEDDKELKKIHDDYESGKMLSGEIKEIACKKMTEFMDDFNKKLEKARKQVNGLKFVKFG; encoded by the coding sequence ATGTCAAAAATCATAGACGTTTACGGAAGCGAACTCCCTGAAGACTATTCGAAGATCGTTAAAGACTTCGGATTGGAGCCGTTTGATCTAGGTCTATTCCCAGATCCAAACAGGCTGATGAGGAGAGGCATAGTTTTTGCAGGCAGGGATCTTAACATTATTTCCAAATGCATAAAGGAAAAAAAGCCATTTTATGTCCTGTCAGGCATAATGCCCACAGCTGAGAAGATCCATCTCGGAACAAAGATGGTTGTTGAGAACATCAAGTATTTCCAGGATCACGGCGCAAAAACATTCATCTTGGTTGCAGATTTGGAATCAGCTGCTGCAAGAGGCGTTCCTCTGGAAGAAGCCAAAAAAAGAGCATTGAATTTTCACATTCCGGCTTACATTGCCCTTGGCTTAGACCCAAAAAAAACAATATTTTACTTCCAGTCAGAAAACAAGGATGTTGTTCATCTGGCTTATGAATTTGCAAAAAAAATTACATTGAATGAATTCACAGCAATATACGGGAATGCAGACCCGGGTAGGATAATGTCTGCTGTTACGCAGGTTGGAGATATTCTTTATCCGCAAATAAATGAAAGAATGCCCGGCATAATTCCTGTCGGCATTGACCAGGATCCTCATTTAAGGCTGACAAGAGACATTGTAGCAAGAGTTAAGGAAAAGAAGTTCTTTGCGCCATCTTCATTGTATCACAAGTTTATGCCTGCATTAGACGGCTCGCTAAAAATGTCAAAATCCAATCCCGACAGCATGATAGAACTGCCTGAAGATGCAAGTTCCGCATGCAGTAAAATAAAGAAGGCATTGACTGGCGGCAGAGATACTTTGGAAGAGCAGAGAAGGCTTGGAGCGGTTATAGAGAAAGACATGGTTTTCGAGCTGCTGAAATATCATTTAGTTGAAGATGATAAAGAGCTGAAAAAGATCCATGATGACTATGAATCAGGGAAAATGCTGAGCGGCGAGATAAAAGAGATCGCATGCAAAAAGATGACGGAATTCATGGATGATTTCAATAAAAAGCTTGAAAAAGCCAGAAAGCAGGTTAATGGCTTGAAGTTTGTCAAGTTTGGATAA
- a CDS encoding FAD-binding protein, with the protein MHGLYDVLIIGSGIAGSVLAFELEKKHIKYLVCTEQKTLLSNTSSMSFGHCRVPKNKELDDIIEKSTTQLGEDEKRMRFIYSRADLVLSLFKELEINFEHRSFGVIPSGRKKGGRMILEKLQQHISSFETEANLMDFAKSNDLFDVYFIKKDRDIKLRARYLVLATGGYAGTFEYTNNFRYKSYNIFDIVRKNGSEIINTDCIFIHPFGYNEGRKILIGNETREGEFIDSEGNFVFDKETRDLVRNNKYHEIFDQLLRQITAYMKRGSEVYFAGTDGKIKITPTAHYTAGGIKTDNLGEATGCKDLFAIGECKADGSRNGGRFPGYPFTSSIVCGKVLADYFKKTLNNKPCK; encoded by the coding sequence ATGCATGGTTTATATGACGTCTTAATTATTGGCAGCGGTATTGCCGGAAGTGTTTTGGCCTTTGAACTGGAAAAGAAGCATATTAAATATCTTGTTTGTACTGAACAAAAGACGCTCTTATCAAATACGTCGTCAATGAGCTTTGGCCATTGCAGAGTGCCTAAAAATAAAGAACTAGATGATATAATTGAAAAAAGCACAACACAATTAGGCGAAGATGAAAAAAGAATGAGATTCATTTATTCCAGAGCAGATCTTGTTTTAAGTTTGTTTAAAGAGCTTGAGATAAATTTTGAGCATAGAAGTTTTGGGGTAATTCCCTCAGGTAGAAAAAAGGGCGGAAGAATGATTTTAGAAAAACTCCAGCAACACATTTCTTCATTTGAAACAGAAGCAAACCTAATGGATTTTGCCAAGAGTAATGACTTGTTTGATGTATACTTCATAAAAAAAGACAGAGATATCAAATTAAGAGCAAGATACCTTGTTTTGGCTACAGGAGGGTATGCAGGAACTTTTGAATATACCAATAATTTCAGATACAAAAGTTACAATATTTTTGATATTGTCAGAAAGAATGGCAGCGAGATAATCAACACTGATTGCATTTTTATTCATCCTTTTGGATATAATGAAGGAAGAAAAATCTTGATTGGAAACGAAACCAGAGAGGGTGAATTCATTGACTCTGAAGGCAATTTTGTTTTTGACAAAGAAACCCGTGATTTGGTCAGAAACAACAAGTATCATGAAATTTTTGATCAACTCCTTAGACAAATAACTGCTTATATGAAAAGAGGCTCTGAAGTTTATTTTGCAGGCACTGACGGAAAAATTAAGATCACACCTACGGCACATTACACTGCTGGGGGCATTAAAACAGATAATTTGGGAGAAGCCACAGGTTGCAAAGACCTTTTCGCAATTGGGGAGTGCAAGGCAGATGGCTCAAGAAATGGTGGTAGGTTCCCCGGTTATCCTTTTACATCATCAATAGTTTGCGGAAAAGTTTTAGCAGACTATTTTAAGAAAACTTTAAATAATAAGCCCTGTAAGTGA